One Candidatus Zixiibacteriota bacterium genomic window carries:
- the fetB gene encoding iron export ABC transporter permease subunit FetB translates to MSGANGPGFVQVALALVLVAIAVIVSRYWKLNLAKEMTLGTIRSFVQLIAVGYALEFIFGLNTWWLIVLTILVMLTTGAYTSGGRIRGVDGALAIAWVSIAAGSLVTIAVMVAVDIIPFTARYVIPLGGMIISNAMNAAALAMTRLISDLRAHTLAIETALALGKPWREASRGLQRDAATAGMLSTLNFMKTVGIVALPGAMTGMILGGADPLEAVLLQIIVAYMLLSAVTITSIVAVDLTVRKFFTPHHQLRRLPALK, encoded by the coding sequence ATGAGCGGGGCCAACGGACCGGGATTCGTGCAGGTGGCGCTGGCGCTCGTGCTGGTCGCCATCGCCGTCATCGTCTCCCGCTACTGGAAGCTGAACCTGGCCAAAGAAATGACCCTCGGCACGATCCGCTCGTTCGTGCAGCTCATCGCCGTCGGTTATGCCCTGGAGTTCATCTTCGGCCTCAACACCTGGTGGCTGATCGTCCTCACCATCCTCGTCATGCTGACCACCGGCGCGTACACCTCGGGCGGACGGATCAGGGGAGTCGACGGCGCGCTCGCGATCGCCTGGGTCTCGATCGCCGCCGGCTCCCTGGTCACCATCGCCGTCATGGTGGCCGTCGACATCATCCCGTTCACGGCGCGCTACGTCATCCCGCTCGGCGGCATGATCATCAGCAATGCCATGAACGCCGCGGCCCTCGCCATGACCCGGCTGATCTCCGATCTGCGCGCCCACACCCTCGCCATCGAAACCGCCCTCGCGCTCGGCAAGCCGTGGCGGGAGGCCTCGCGGGGACTGCAGCGGGACGCGGCCACCGCCGGCATGCTCTCCACGCTGAATTTTATGAAGACCGTGGGGATCGTCGCCCTGCCGGGGGCGATGACCGGGATGATCCTCGGCGGCGCCGACCCGCTCGAGGCCGTGCTCCTCCAGATTATAGTCGCCTACATGCTGCTGTCGGCGGTGACGATCACGTCGATCGTGGCGGTCGACCTGACCGTACGCAAGTTCTTCACCCCCCACCACCAGTTGCGCCGGCTTCCGGCGCTCAAGTGA
- a CDS encoding ATP-binding cassette domain-containing protein, which produces MSDNGVILELRRVVRRVEAKTIIDDLSAQFRKGRIYSVIGPSGAGKSSLLRLVNRLDEIGSGEIRFHGLDIRELPPTRLRCRIGYLFQTPYLFPGTVRDNFFSAACARTEETAARLADLVQLEAALIDADTEPLSLGQKQRVALGRLLATEPEIALLDEPTSALDPTITEAIERTVMDIVRRTGLTVIWVTHHPDQALRLGGETLLLVQGRLVESGPSDEVINRPQTDLGRRYRARELR; this is translated from the coding sequence GTGAGCGATAACGGCGTCATTCTGGAACTGCGCCGCGTCGTTCGCCGCGTTGAGGCAAAGACGATCATCGATGACCTCTCGGCGCAGTTCCGGAAAGGGCGGATCTACTCGGTCATCGGCCCCTCGGGGGCGGGAAAATCCTCGCTCCTGCGGCTGGTCAACCGCCTCGACGAAATCGGCAGCGGCGAAATACGCTTCCACGGCCTCGACATCCGGGAGTTGCCCCCCACCCGCCTTCGCTGCCGCATCGGCTACCTCTTCCAGACGCCGTATCTCTTTCCGGGCACGGTCCGCGACAATTTCTTTTCGGCGGCGTGCGCCCGCACCGAGGAGACGGCCGCGCGGCTGGCCGATCTCGTGCAGCTCGAGGCGGCGCTGATCGATGCCGACACAGAGCCGCTCTCGCTCGGACAGAAGCAGCGTGTGGCGCTGGGGAGGCTGCTGGCCACCGAACCCGAGATTGCGCTGCTGGACGAGCCGACCTCGGCGCTCGATCCCACCATCACCGAGGCTATCGAGCGCACGGTCATGGACATCGTGCGCCGCACCGGCCTGACCGTTATCTGGGTCACCCACCACCCGGACCAGGCCCTCCGGCTTGGCGGCGAGACGCTCCTGCTGGTCCAGGGACGGTTGGTGGAGTCCGGACCGAGCGACGAGGTGATCAACCGGCCGCAAACCGACCTGGGCCGGCGCTACCGCGCGAGGGAACTGCGATGA
- a CDS encoding HD domain-containing protein, giving the protein MEAKRISEFAVDDTITAFFSVRKREVREFTRGKFLSLELGDASGRIPAVVWEPDQFALEELAEGMVVKAAGKVTEYNGRLQLTIARIRLAAEDEYRLEDILPHSKQPLEQRRARILTLTRQIDNSHIRRLVESFWEDQAFFARFLAAAAGKLWHHACVGGLSEHSANVGELALRVAAGYDFLNRDYLIFGGLLHDLGKVNTYAGAAAIDYTDEGRLVGHICIADVWVCERAARIEGFPPALLTKLRHLLLSHQGEFETPVRPMMPEAFVLYYCDEIDSKLGAMSRIRERQGKPGWSEYVKLIDRFLYFDDTAQEPR; this is encoded by the coding sequence ATGGAGGCCAAGCGGATCAGCGAATTCGCGGTTGACGACACGATCACCGCCTTCTTCTCCGTACGCAAGCGCGAGGTGCGCGAGTTCACCCGCGGGAAATTCCTCTCCCTCGAACTCGGCGACGCCAGCGGCCGGATCCCCGCCGTCGTCTGGGAACCCGACCAGTTCGCTCTGGAGGAACTCGCGGAGGGGATGGTGGTCAAGGCGGCCGGGAAAGTCACCGAGTACAACGGCCGCCTCCAGCTCACTATCGCCCGCATCCGCCTGGCGGCGGAGGACGAGTACCGGCTCGAGGATATCCTCCCGCATTCGAAACAGCCGCTCGAGCAGCGCCGGGCCCGGATCCTCACCCTGACCCGGCAGATCGACAACAGCCACATCCGCCGGCTGGTCGAGTCGTTCTGGGAGGACCAGGCGTTCTTCGCCCGGTTCCTCGCCGCGGCCGCCGGCAAACTCTGGCACCACGCCTGCGTGGGCGGGCTCTCGGAACACTCCGCCAACGTCGGCGAACTCGCCCTCCGCGTGGCCGCGGGGTACGATTTCCTCAACCGCGACTACCTCATCTTCGGCGGCCTGCTCCACGATCTCGGCAAGGTGAACACTTACGCCGGGGCGGCCGCAATCGACTACACCGATGAGGGACGCCTGGTCGGGCACATCTGCATCGCTGACGTCTGGGTGTGCGAGCGGGCTGCCCGCATCGAGGGATTCCCCCCGGCCCTGCTGACCAAGCTCCGCCACCTCCTCCTGTCGCACCAGGGAGAATTCGAGACGCCGGTGAGGCCGATGATGCCGGAGGCGTTTGTGCTCTACTACTGCGATGAAATCGACTCCAAACTCGGCGCGATGAGCCGCATCCGCGAACGGCAGGGGAAACCGGGCTGGTCGGAGTATGTGAAACTGATCGACCGATTCCTGTATTTCGACGATACCGCCCAGGAGCCCCGGTGA
- a CDS encoding DUF488 domain-containing protein, with protein sequence MREIFTIGHSRLPFATFLGLLSPHGIAAIVDVRTRPYSRFAPQFNKSRLEAGLKAAGLDYLYFGDRLGGLPEDDRFYDDEGYVRYDRLAASPAFQAGIADLLEAAGRTRLVLMCAEEDPDRCHRRLLIAPELAARGVAVRHLRADGRAQADESGGAPLLLFPVSPAPVRRSPAPVRPRRV encoded by the coding sequence ATGAGGGAGATCTTCACCATCGGGCACTCGCGCCTCCCGTTCGCGACGTTTCTGGGCCTGCTCTCCCCCCATGGCATCGCCGCCATCGTCGACGTCCGCACCCGCCCCTACTCCCGATTTGCGCCGCAGTTCAACAAGTCGCGCCTGGAGGCCGGCCTGAAAGCCGCCGGCCTTGACTACCTCTATTTCGGGGACCGCCTCGGCGGCCTGCCCGAGGACGATCGGTTCTACGACGACGAAGGGTATGTGCGGTACGACCGGCTGGCGGCGTCGCCTGCGTTCCAGGCCGGCATCGCCGATCTCCTTGAAGCCGCCGGCCGAACGCGATTGGTGCTTATGTGTGCGGAGGAAGACCCCGACCGGTGCCATCGGCGGCTCCTGATCGCCCCGGAGCTGGCTGCCCGGGGGGTCGCGGTGCGCCATCTTCGGGCGGACGGACGCGCGCAGGCGGACGAAAGCGGGGGCGCGCCGTTGTTGCTCTTTCCGGTCTCACCCGCTCCCGTGCGCCGCTCGCCGGCGCCGGTGCGCCCGCGGCGGGTTTGA
- a CDS encoding diaminopropionate ammonia-lyase, whose amino-acid sequence MSLGVLNRFRRQEPRPDRALRRAVEACDPLAFHRTLPGYCPTPLVSLPGQARRLGLREVLVKDEAHRLGLNAFKVLGASYAVYRFLRRQWEDRQSAPFGDTLALTPEQRRFFEGATLCTATDGNHGRAVAWSARVVGLPAVIYLPAGSATARVENIRREGARAEVIDGGYDDAVRQIRNDAAARGWQIISDTAWPGYTEIPAWIQAAYTTLFRELEQTLARPGEPGVDAVIVQGGVGALAAGAAWHYAEQYGARRPRLICVEPVGAACLLASARSPKGTPVPAGNPAPTIMAGLNCREVSVAAWPLIRDTFDAFVAIEDDYAVEAMNRYYRPEPGDPRIIAGESGAAGLAALLALCADPALADLRSALGLGPASRVLLLNTEGATDPVGFARAVGAQP is encoded by the coding sequence GTGAGTCTCGGAGTTCTCAACCGCTTTCGGCGCCAGGAACCGCGCCCCGACCGGGCGCTGCGGAGGGCGGTCGAAGCCTGCGATCCGCTCGCGTTCCACCGCACCCTGCCCGGTTACTGTCCGACACCCCTCGTGTCCCTGCCCGGCCAGGCGCGCCGCCTCGGCCTGCGCGAAGTGCTGGTCAAGGATGAGGCCCATCGCCTGGGGCTGAACGCTTTCAAAGTCCTCGGCGCATCCTACGCCGTCTACCGCTTCCTCCGCCGGCAGTGGGAGGACCGGCAGAGCGCGCCCTTCGGCGATACGCTGGCCCTCACGCCGGAGCAGCGGCGATTCTTCGAGGGGGCGACGCTGTGCACGGCGACCGATGGCAACCACGGCCGCGCGGTGGCCTGGTCAGCCCGGGTCGTCGGGCTCCCGGCGGTTATCTACCTCCCCGCCGGCAGCGCGACCGCCCGGGTGGAAAACATCCGCCGCGAGGGGGCGCGGGCGGAGGTGATCGACGGCGGGTACGATGACGCGGTCCGGCAGATCCGGAACGACGCCGCCGCCCGCGGCTGGCAGATTATTTCCGATACCGCCTGGCCGGGGTATACCGAAATCCCGGCCTGGATTCAGGCCGCCTACACGACCCTTTTTCGCGAGCTCGAGCAGACCCTCGCCCGGCCGGGTGAGCCGGGCGTGGACGCCGTGATCGTGCAGGGGGGCGTCGGCGCCCTCGCCGCCGGAGCCGCCTGGCACTACGCGGAGCAGTACGGCGCCCGGCGGCCCCGACTCATCTGTGTCGAACCGGTCGGCGCCGCCTGCCTGCTCGCCTCGGCCCGCTCGCCGAAGGGGACTCCCGTGCCGGCCGGCAACCCCGCGCCCACGATCATGGCCGGACTCAACTGCCGGGAAGTTTCGGTAGCGGCCTGGCCGCTCATCCGCGACACCTTCGATGCCTTCGTCGCCATCGAGGACGACTACGCGGTGGAGGCGATGAACCGGTACTACCGTCCCGAGCCGGGCGACCCGAGGATCATCGCCGGCGAGTCCGGCGCCGCGGGCCTGGCCGCGCTCCTCGCCCTGTGCGCCGACCCCGCCCTGGCCGATCTCCGCTCTGCGCTCGGCCTCGGCCCCGCCTCGCGGGTGCTGCTGCTCAATACCGAGGGCGCGACCGACCCGGTCGGGTTCGCGCGCGCCGTGGGCGCCCAACCATGA
- a CDS encoding LptF/LptG family permease codes for MKILTRYILAEHIGPFLFAFFTITFLLVIEYVPKIIDHVIDKDLSIWVALELVGLNLAWMLALSVPMSVLVAVLMAFGRLTADFEVTAMKASGINLLRATIPLLIAGGVIAYGMVEFNDKVLPDVNKKARHLWGDISAMRPTLVFRSGIFITDIPGYLVLIDRIDHATSRVEGVRITDNKNPARPQIIVAEYGYLKMLDNNLTMQFTLYNGEVHQLDTQKRENYRRLDFESQVINIAESGQSELKRTDSEYRTDREMGLEQMRESVSVAEAAIQPFMEKVGQAVDNRTTYLLSDTFRFAAADIKTDSAAFLAVQRDAEAQYRSLQRTIDQIEGQRRVRNKYLIEIYKKYSIPVASLAFILIGVPLAVMTRRSGMGMAIAISIILYVVYWAFLIGGEDLADRGLVSPFLAMWSANILIGAIGVYLLYKVISERPVFAWFRRGSA; via the coding sequence ATGAAGATACTGACGCGCTACATACTGGCCGAGCACATCGGGCCGTTCCTGTTCGCCTTTTTCACCATCACCTTCCTGCTGGTGATCGAGTACGTGCCGAAAATCATCGACCACGTCATCGACAAGGATCTTTCGATCTGGGTGGCCCTGGAGCTGGTCGGGCTCAACCTGGCGTGGATGCTCGCGCTTTCGGTGCCGATGTCGGTGCTGGTGGCGGTGCTGATGGCGTTCGGGCGGCTCACCGCGGATTTTGAGGTGACGGCCATGAAGGCCTCCGGCATCAACCTCCTGCGCGCGACCATCCCGCTTCTGATCGCCGGCGGGGTGATCGCCTACGGGATGGTCGAGTTCAACGACAAGGTTCTGCCCGATGTGAACAAGAAGGCGCGCCACCTCTGGGGGGACATCTCGGCCATGCGGCCGACGCTGGTGTTCCGCTCCGGCATTTTCATCACCGATATCCCGGGCTACCTCGTCCTCATCGACCGGATCGACCACGCCACGTCGCGGGTCGAGGGCGTCCGGATTACCGACAACAAGAATCCCGCGCGGCCGCAGATTATCGTGGCCGAGTACGGTTACCTGAAGATGCTGGACAACAACCTCACCATGCAGTTCACGCTCTACAACGGGGAGGTCCACCAGCTCGACACGCAGAAGCGGGAGAACTACCGGCGCCTCGACTTTGAATCGCAGGTGATCAACATCGCCGAATCGGGACAGTCGGAGCTCAAGCGCACCGACAGCGAGTACCGGACCGACCGGGAGATGGGGCTCGAACAGATGCGGGAGAGCGTCAGCGTGGCGGAGGCGGCCATACAGCCGTTCATGGAAAAGGTGGGTCAGGCGGTGGACAACCGGACGACTTATCTCCTGAGCGATACTTTCCGGTTCGCCGCGGCCGACATCAAGACCGACTCGGCGGCCTTTCTTGCGGTCCAGCGCGATGCCGAGGCGCAGTATCGGTCGCTGCAGCGCACGATCGACCAGATCGAGGGCCAGCGCCGGGTGCGCAACAAGTACTTGATCGAGATCTACAAGAAGTATTCGATCCCGGTGGCCTCGCTGGCCTTCATCCTCATCGGCGTGCCGCTGGCGGTCATGACGCGGCGGAGCGGAATGGGCATGGCGATCGCCATCTCCATCATCCTCTATGTGGTCTACTGGGCCTTTCTCATCGGCGGCGAGGATCTCGCCGACCGCGGCCTGGTGAGTCCGTTTCTGGCCATGTGGTCGGCCAACATTCTCATCGGCGCGATCGGCGTCTACCTCCTGTACAAGGTCATCAGCGAGCGGCCCGTATTCGCGTGGTTCCGCCGGGGAAGCGCCTGA
- a CDS encoding LptF/LptG family permease codes for MVPVKKLDRYLLKSFLLALVVVTVAVGLTINVINIIEELRDFIDNDVPVASIAEYYLYFGGWVVKSFLPMFVLIASLFSVSMFARRNEILAMKASGISLYRIALPYLAAAAALSVGHFYYNEYVYPPANQRRLEIKEFTIEKRSRQATSQVGNIYRQIEPGHIYTIEGFNVDRRAGLSVRVYRTADDRLRKIITAERLTYDNQTWVLHDGVERTFSDSLGETYREFADLPYPDIREKPEDFAKKIGDPADMGLVELRGYIDLMKRTGGPYHREEVDLGFKYAYPVASFIVVLISLPLASNPRRGGVAVSISAGALISLVYFVTFRVLQSAGYNQKIPLEVSVWGVNALFFLVGVVLMLRARK; via the coding sequence ATGGTGCCCGTTAAGAAGCTCGATCGCTACCTGCTCAAGTCGTTTCTCCTCGCCCTGGTGGTCGTCACCGTGGCCGTCGGACTGACCATCAACGTCATCAACATCATCGAAGAACTCCGCGATTTCATCGACAACGACGTGCCGGTGGCGTCGATCGCCGAGTACTACCTGTATTTCGGCGGGTGGGTGGTGAAATCGTTTTTGCCGATGTTCGTGCTGATCGCCAGCCTCTTTTCGGTGTCCATGTTCGCCCGCCGCAACGAGATTCTGGCGATGAAGGCCTCGGGCATCTCGCTCTATCGCATCGCGCTGCCGTACCTGGCGGCGGCTGCCGCCCTGTCGGTCGGCCACTTCTACTACAACGAGTACGTCTACCCGCCGGCCAACCAGCGGCGCCTCGAGATCAAGGAGTTCACGATCGAGAAGCGGTCCCGGCAGGCCACCAGCCAGGTCGGCAACATCTACCGGCAGATCGAACCCGGCCACATCTATACAATCGAGGGGTTCAACGTCGACCGCCGCGCCGGCCTGTCCGTGCGCGTCTACAGGACGGCCGACGACCGTCTCCGCAAAATCATCACGGCCGAGCGTCTCACCTACGACAATCAGACGTGGGTGCTCCACGACGGGGTTGAGCGGACGTTCAGCGACTCCCTCGGCGAAACGTACCGGGAATTCGCCGACCTGCCGTATCCGGACATCCGGGAGAAACCGGAGGACTTTGCCAAGAAGATCGGCGACCCGGCGGACATGGGGCTGGTCGAACTGCGGGGGTACATTGATCTGATGAAGCGCACGGGCGGACCGTACCACCGCGAGGAGGTGGATCTCGGGTTCAAGTATGCGTATCCGGTGGCCTCGTTCATTGTCGTGCTCATCAGTCTGCCGCTGGCCTCGAACCCGCGGCGCGGGGGGGTGGCGGTGTCGATCTCGGCCGGGGCGCTCATCTCGCTGGTCTATTTCGTGACCTTCCGCGTGCTCCAGTCGGCCGGCTACAACCAGAAGATTCCTCTGGAGGTTTCGGTCTGGGGGGTCAACGCCCTGTTTTTCCTCGTGGGGGTCGTCCTGATGCTCCGGGCGAGGAAGTGA
- a CDS encoding class I SAM-dependent methyltransferase, which yields MGRPDHEQNRRFWDEIADIHYRHPDYRVAEFLAGRSTLRPIERRLLGEVGGRTLLHLFCQFGLDTLSWARLGADATGVDISGRSIALAGELRRQTGLRAEFVQADVLELIGRLDRTFDIVFQSYGTHHWISDLDLWARTVAHYLGPGGVLCLVDIHPLAPVCLEGARYFARGARRRRDPDYADKDYRPAEESVQWAHTLGEVVTALAGAGLAIDRLEEFDGFCYPYREGWVERDGYWYPPEGPPPYPMLFALLARKP from the coding sequence ATGGGCCGTCCCGACCACGAACAGAACCGCCGCTTCTGGGATGAAATCGCCGACATTCACTACCGCCATCCCGACTACCGCGTCGCAGAGTTCCTGGCCGGCCGCAGCACGCTGAGGCCGATCGAACGCCGTCTTCTCGGCGAGGTGGGCGGCCGGACGCTCCTCCACCTGTTCTGTCAGTTCGGCCTTGACACGCTCTCGTGGGCGCGCCTCGGTGCCGACGCCACCGGGGTCGACATTTCCGGCCGCTCGATCGCGCTGGCCGGCGAACTCCGGCGGCAGACCGGTTTGCGGGCCGAGTTCGTCCAGGCCGATGTCCTCGAACTCATCGGCCGGCTCGACCGGACATTCGATATCGTCTTCCAGTCCTACGGCACGCACCACTGGATCAGCGACCTGGACCTCTGGGCCCGGACCGTCGCGCACTATCTGGGACCGGGCGGGGTGTTGTGCCTGGTCGACATTCACCCGCTCGCCCCCGTGTGCCTGGAGGGCGCGCGGTACTTTGCCCGCGGGGCGCGGCGGCGCCGCGACCCCGACTACGCCGACAAGGACTACCGGCCGGCCGAAGAGTCGGTGCAGTGGGCGCACACGCTCGGGGAGGTGGTGACAGCGCTCGCCGGGGCGGGGCTGGCGATCGACCGGCTTGAAGAATTCGATGGATTTTGCTACCCTTACCGGGAGGGGTGGGTCGAGCGCGACGGCTACTGGTATCCGCCGGAGGGCCCGCCCCCGTACCCGATGCTCTTCGCGCTCCTCGCCCGCAAACCCTAA
- the aspA gene encoding aspartate ammonia-lyase, producing MEPTAITAALRRTELFREIDVDELEALVAITVARPLAAGEGLFRQNTPRQNLWIIAEGTVELYMTTAWGGEKRLARFGPGDFLGEGALMDDYPHSTSARAVTPGTVLVVSRANFAALVTRQPEIAVKVLSRVARVISRRMRQASTRVVNAGAQYVSGRTRAEHDLLGPREVPHEFYYGIQTLRALENFNISGISLMHFPVLIESLAMVKMAATQANHDLGLLPDDVTDAINQACREIIDGRWHTQFVVDMIQGGAGTSTNMNANEVIANRALEILGHEKGEYQYVHPNNHINLSQSTNDAYPTALHLALIFSNRKLAKVLRRLIDAFQAKADEFHHVIKMGRTQLQDAVPMTLGQSFQAFAETLSEEVTRLDQNAALFLEVNLGGTAIGTGINAHPDYADRAVARLRDISGLDLVIAPDLIEATSDTGAYVMYSSALKRLAVKLSKICNDLRLLSSGPRAGLNEINLPKMQPGSSIMPGKVNPVIPEVVNQIAFKVIGNDLTVTMAAEAGQLELNVFEPVIAQSIFESVEMLKNGMDTLTFRCVKGITANEEVCRRHVAQSIGVITALNPVLGYDTSTALAQEAEETNRGVYDLALEKGLLSKEELDRLLAPESMIRPRRRPEA from the coding sequence ATGGAACCGACCGCCATCACCGCCGCCCTGCGCCGCACCGAGCTGTTTCGCGAGATCGACGTCGATGAGCTCGAGGCGCTGGTGGCCATCACCGTCGCCCGGCCGCTCGCGGCCGGGGAAGGACTTTTTCGGCAGAACACGCCCCGGCAGAACCTCTGGATCATCGCCGAGGGAACGGTGGAACTGTACATGACGACCGCCTGGGGCGGGGAGAAGCGGCTGGCGCGCTTCGGCCCGGGGGATTTCCTCGGCGAGGGGGCGCTCATGGACGATTACCCGCACTCGACATCGGCCCGCGCCGTGACTCCCGGCACCGTCCTCGTCGTCAGCCGGGCGAACTTCGCCGCCCTCGTGACCCGGCAGCCGGAGATTGCGGTGAAAGTGCTTTCGCGGGTGGCGCGGGTGATCTCCCGCCGCATGCGGCAGGCGAGCACGCGGGTGGTCAATGCCGGCGCCCAGTATGTCTCCGGCCGCACCCGGGCGGAACATGATTTGCTCGGGCCGCGCGAGGTGCCGCACGAGTTCTACTACGGCATCCAGACCCTGCGGGCGCTCGAAAATTTCAACATCAGCGGCATCTCCCTCATGCACTTTCCGGTGCTGATCGAGTCGCTCGCCATGGTGAAAATGGCGGCGACCCAGGCCAACCATGATCTCGGCCTCCTGCCGGACGACGTCACCGACGCCATCAACCAGGCCTGCCGCGAGATCATCGACGGCCGCTGGCACACCCAGTTCGTCGTCGACATGATCCAGGGCGGCGCCGGCACCTCGACCAACATGAACGCCAACGAGGTGATCGCCAACCGCGCTTTGGAGATCCTCGGCCACGAAAAGGGGGAGTACCAGTACGTCCACCCGAACAACCACATCAACCTGTCGCAGTCGACCAACGACGCTTATCCCACCGCGCTCCACCTGGCGCTGATCTTCAGCAACCGCAAACTGGCGAAAGTGCTGCGCCGGCTCATCGACGCGTTCCAGGCGAAAGCGGACGAGTTCCACCATGTCATCAAGATGGGCCGCACGCAGCTGCAGGATGCCGTCCCCATGACCCTCGGCCAGTCGTTCCAGGCGTTCGCCGAGACTCTGTCCGAGGAGGTCACCCGCCTGGACCAGAACGCGGCCCTGTTTCTCGAGGTCAATCTCGGCGGGACGGCGATCGGGACGGGGATCAACGCCCACCCCGACTACGCCGACAGAGCGGTCGCCCGCCTGCGCGACATCTCCGGCCTCGACCTGGTCATCGCCCCGGACCTGATCGAGGCTACCTCCGACACCGGCGCCTATGTCATGTACTCCTCGGCCCTGAAACGGCTGGCCGTGAAGCTCTCGAAGATTTGCAACGACCTTCGACTGCTGTCCAGCGGTCCCCGCGCCGGCCTCAATGAAATCAACCTGCCCAAGATGCAGCCGGGCTCCTCGATCATGCCCGGCAAGGTCAACCCGGTCATCCCCGAGGTCGTCAACCAGATCGCGTTCAAGGTCATCGGCAACGACCTGACGGTGACGATGGCGGCCGAGGCGGGTCAGCTCGAACTGAACGTGTTCGAACCGGTCATCGCCCAGTCGATTTTCGAATCGGTCGAGATGCTCAAGAACGGCATGGACACGCTGACTTTCCGCTGTGTCAAAGGGATCACGGCCAACGAGGAAGTCTGCCGCCGCCACGTCGCGCAGTCGATCGGGGTCATCACCGCTCTCAACCCGGTGCTTGGCTACGACACCTCGACGGCGCTGGCCCAGGAAGCCGAGGAGACCAACCGGGGGGTGTACGATCTGGCGCTCGAGAAAGGCCTTCTCTCGAAGGAAGAACTGGACCGTTTGCTGGCCCCGGAGAGCATGATTCGCCCGCGTCGCCGGCCCGAGGCCTGA
- the gdhA gene encoding NADP-specific glutamate dehydrogenase, protein MSTFIASFIGELRNTHPGQPEFHQAVYDTLLSAAPALERTPAYQGANILGRIVEPERVVIFRVPWVDDGGRVRVNRGYRVEFSSALGPYKGGLRFHPGVNLGVMKFLAFEQTLKNSLTTLPLGGAKGGSDFDTKGRSEGEVMRFCQSFMNELFRHLGPRIDIIAGDIGVERREIGFLFGQYKRLRNAFDGAVMGKAVGWGGTVLRPEATGYGCAYFAAEMLATRDESFAGKRVAISGAGTVALHAAEKVVALGGRVVAMSDSHGFVVDEAGIEGEKLAFLAAEREGRRGTIREYADRFSGVSYSQGPHIWHVPVDIAMPCATQNEMNTQDAAALIANGCRCVCEGATMPVTADASRVLQEAGILYGPGKAANAGAAVVSAFETAQNASGLVWSAAAIDRRLRAMMAQIHRTCLDTAAAYGSPGNYVNGANLAAFVRLADAVLAQGVV, encoded by the coding sequence ATGTCCACCTTCATCGCGTCGTTCATCGGCGAATTGCGCAACACTCACCCCGGCCAGCCCGAATTTCACCAAGCGGTGTACGACACCCTGCTGTCGGCCGCCCCGGCGCTCGAGCGCACGCCGGCGTACCAGGGCGCCAACATCCTCGGGCGGATCGTGGAACCCGAGCGCGTCGTCATTTTCCGCGTGCCGTGGGTGGACGACGGCGGGCGCGTTCGGGTCAACCGCGGGTACCGCGTGGAATTCTCCAGCGCTCTGGGTCCCTACAAAGGCGGGCTGCGCTTCCACCCGGGTGTCAACCTCGGCGTCATGAAATTCCTCGCCTTCGAGCAGACTCTCAAGAACAGCCTCACCACGTTGCCGCTCGGAGGGGCCAAGGGGGGATCGGATTTTGACACGAAAGGCCGCTCCGAGGGCGAGGTGATGCGGTTCTGCCAGAGCTTCATGAACGAGCTTTTCCGCCACCTCGGGCCCCGGATCGACATCATCGCCGGCGACATCGGCGTGGAACGCCGGGAGATCGGCTTCCTCTTCGGCCAGTACAAGCGGCTGCGCAACGCGTTCGACGGCGCGGTGATGGGAAAGGCGGTGGGATGGGGCGGCACCGTCCTCCGCCCGGAGGCCACCGGCTACGGCTGCGCGTATTTCGCCGCCGAAATGCTCGCCACCCGGGACGAATCGTTTGCGGGCAAGCGGGTGGCCATCTCGGGGGCGGGCACGGTGGCTCTCCACGCCGCGGAGAAGGTCGTCGCCCTCGGCGGCCGCGTCGTGGCCATGTCCGACTCCCACGGTTTCGTAGTCGACGAGGCCGGCATCGAGGGAGAGAAACTCGCTTTCCTTGCCGCCGAGCGCGAGGGGCGCCGGGGGACGATCCGCGAGTACGCCGACCGCTTCAGCGGGGTGAGTTACTCCCAGGGACCGCACATCTGGCACGTGCCGGTGGATATCGCCATGCCCTGCGCGACGCAGAACGAGATGAACACTCAGGACGCCGCGGCCCTCATCGCCAATGGCTGCCGGTGCGTCTGCGAGGGCGCGACCATGCCGGTGACGGCCGACGCCTCGCGGGTTCTGCAGGAAGCGGGGATTCTCTATGGTCCGGGCAAAGCGGCCAACGCCGGGGCCGCCGTGGTCTCCGCTTTTGAGACGGCGCAGAACGCTTCCGGGCTCGTGTGGTCGGCGGCCGCGATCGACCGCCGGCTGCGCGCCATGATGGCCCAGATTCACCGTACCTGCCTGGATACGGCGGCGGCGTACGGGAGCCCCGGCAACTACGTCAACGGCGCCAATCTCGCCGCCTTCGTGCGGCTGGCCGACGCCGTGCTCGCGCAGGGCGTGGTGTAG